The genomic segment TGCCAGTAGGGCAACCATGCAACTTAACAGGAATTTTAGCTTAAAGGCCATCATGGTAAAAAAAATAGGTGGACACTAATTAGTATCCACCTAAATTACATATATTTTATTTATATACCTACAATAGTAAACTCTACCCTTCGGTTTTCAGCACGTCCTTTGGCTGTGGCATTGCTTGCCTTGGGTTTGCTTGGACCGTATCCCTTGGATGTAATTCTATCCTTAGGAATACCCATTTTTATGATATAATCGGCAACTGATTTTGCCCTGGCATCGGACAGCCGCTGGTTAACAGCTGCCGACCCTGTATTATCGGTATGTCCGCCAATTTCTACTATTACATTGGGGTATTCATTTAGGAACTCAACCAGGGCGTTAAGTGAGCGGAACGATTGTGGTTTCAGGTTTGCTTTACCAATGTCAAAGTAGATAAAGTCAATATTAACTGATTGACCAACCTCAATTGGAGTTACGTAAAAGTTCTTGGCAATTTTAGTTCCCTTTTTCACTTTGGTTAGGTCAATCTGCTCGTACTTATTGTAAAAGTTCTTGACAGAGGGCAGAACGTCGTATGACACTCCAACGGGCAACTTCAAGGTATAACTTGCCGATGTGGAGTCGTAAATAAACCCTCTGGTTTCAGTTCCGTTTACCTTCAACTTCACGGGCACCTCTTTTTCAAGGGGTTGTCCTGTCTTCAAGTTAATAACCTTACCGCTTAGTATTGCCATGTTAGCATCTTTACGCTCAGCGAAAACCTCATGCTTAACCTGGGTAAACTCAACATAACCGGTTAAATCGAGTTGATTCTCCAATGACTTGTAATCCTTTGATTCAATTGCAGTAACGTACTTCTTTCCAAAAGGTAATCGTACCTTAAACTCACCAGTTACTGGGTCGATGCTAACGCTATCGGCGGTTGAACCATTAATCTTAAGTTTTGGTGCTGAAGCCCCAATTATTGGCGTAAAGGTTGAATTATCGAGCGCAACCCCATTCACCTCAACCCAGGGTACTGTTGTAGCATAAAAATCAACCTGTTTCTCCGTATAGTACTTTGCATTGGTTACATCAATAGTATCGGTTTTACTTGTAAAGTTGGGCAAGTTAAGGGAAAGTATGTATCTGTTCCCTAATGGTAGGGTCATACTGTACTTTGCTATTTCAGTTTCATACTTTACCGAATCGCTTGCGGCCCCATTTACCAATATCTGGTATTTCATTTCAGGGTTAATAGGGAGTCCAGTTCGAGTATTTATAACCTTACCGTAAATCCTTACTAAAGGGATGGGCTGCAGGTATAAATTCTTAGACATTTCAGAGTATTCCTTAACGGCAGTTAAATCCAATGTATCGGGGATGCCCACCCAGTTGGCCAACTCAGGAATTAAGGAATGTTTTTTTCCAAAGGGAAGAAGTAGCTCATACGAAGCTGAGGCCCTATCAATTTTTAAGCTATCCGACTTTTTCCCATTAACAAGAATGTTGTATCCGGTATCGGCAAGCATAAGACTCTCCTCGGCCTTGTTCATTACAAGCCCGGTTAACTTTACGTAGGGGAACTCTTCGTAAATCTTTACCCGGATGATTTCTGAATGCTCCTTCTTTGAGTTTGATGAGCAGTAGTAGGCCCAACTTTCCTTAGCGTTTAAACGGTAGTAGTTTTCCCAACCCGGTGTATTAATGGTATCGTTCAGGGCAGTGGGCGACGACCAGTTTAGGTAAGTATCGTCGGTGCGGTTAGCCATGTATATATTGTTGTTCCCATCAACCTTGCAGCTGAAGAAAAGGGCATTGCCATCCTTGCTTAGGAATGGCGCCTCGTAGCTATCGCCAAGGGCACCATCGCCAATCTTTACCTTTTTGGGTTTTGAGTAACCATCGCCCTCTTTTACCGAAAGGTAAATTGAATGATTTTTCCCACCCGCACGCTTACTGAACGATGTAAGTAAATATTTCCCATCGGGGGTGAGGTATGCAGTTGTTGTTAAACCTTTGTTCATCCTGGTAAACCCCTTCACGTTCAACTGCCTGGGCTTACCCCATGTGTTTTCATCAATCCTCTCAATAACCGATAAGCCTCTTTCAGTCCAGTACTTTCCATTCTCAGAGTAATGGCCATTAATTATAAACGTTTTACCATCATCGAGTATGCCAAAAATTGCATTGTAGCGACCAATGTTAATGGAATTGGGTAAGCGCTTAGCTTCGCTCCAGGTGCCATCGGGGTTCAATGTTGTGCACCATATATCTTGACTATCGGTCTCGCCAAACCTATTCTCAGGGTGATTAACCCGTGTGAAATACAGGGTTTTCCCGTCGGGGCTTAGTATTGGATTGATTTCAGCATACCCTGAGTTAATCTCACCACTCAGCTTTTGAGGGGTAAAACCGGTTTGTGCAAATATCTTGGAACCAAAACTAATTATGCTGAGTGCTATGAGGATTTTGCTTACAACTTTTAGTTTCATCGCTTTTACCTTTAAATTGAATAATTGCTGAATAATCGGTATTTGGGAATTTAGCGGTAAGGCAACCCTTGAGGCGGGTTAACCCTGCCAAATACAAAATTGATTCCAACCCTAACATTGGCGTTGGTGAATGCCAGCGGGTCAATTGCCGGGTACAGATTATCGGCTACAACAAATATCTGCAAAGGCCCTGGTTTTATTACAAGACCTACACCCAAATTGGGCATGGATCTTTGGTAAATTGATGCTGTACCTACTAGCTGGAAAAACCGTCCAATCCCCTGTGAGAATCCTAGCGTGATTGAAGGGTAAAGTCTTTTATTGTAAAAGGCAGCAAATGTAAGCCCAAGGGTAGTTCTTCGGGTTATATCGTAAGTTGCTGAGAAGTTGAACTTAGGGTTAAGCCAGGTAGTGTAGGAAACAGCAATGGTATCGCGGGTAAAATCATCTTCCATCTTTTGCAGCAGCGAGTCAACATTCACCTCGTTTCCTCTTAGGAAATCGCCTAGTATATCTAAGCCCTCAAATTTTGTTTGACCCTTTAGGGTGTATGTTTCCACCTCGTTCTTCCACTTTATGAAACCAATGTCGTAAAACGAGAATGAGAGTTTCATTTTTTCATCGTATTTGTAGGTAGCCCCACCGTTAATGGAAAACCCTTTGTTTGCAAAGCCTGAGAGTTTATTGGTTACCCAAGTCCCATCAACATTATCGAAACTAATATCGCCTTCGGCATCTTTGGGAATTCCCGATGTGCGCAACTGGCCATCGGCTGCAGCCGTGTGGGCATACATAGCAGTATCAATATCAATTTTCAGACTCTTAGGGTTAAAGTTGATGTTTGCCAATCCCTGCAACAAGCTAATCCTTCCGGCAAAAGTCCAACCAGGCAAGTCCTTAAGGTACCCTACTGTGTACTCGTTATAAACCGATATGTCAGTTTTTAGGTTCGATAAATCCAAGGTTGAGCCAACAAACTGCTTATTCCCCTCAATGGCTAAGCTAAAAAGTTCACGTGGGTACTGGAGTGTTGCAGTTGCGTTCTGGCGCATGGCAAACCAGGTAAAGGACGATTTTCCTTTAACACGTATATGAAAGATATCAACGTTTTCCCCAACATAGATTAAATTCTTATCGTTCATATCGCCCAATAGGCTATTAAGGTTAACGTACATCGTATCGTTCCGATAGTTCAGGAAACTCTTTGGCTGAAAACCATTGCTTATGGCTTGACCAAACACGCTAAATCCCATGCTAAAGGTATGCTCAGGCATTGTGGTGGGATTTACAAAAGATGCCTGAAACACATTACGCATGTATGGCAGCGTTACCTCGGGCTGGGCTTTTGCCAGCAGTGAGGTAAATAGAATGAATGTGAAAAAAATATATCGTTTCATCGGAGTCATAAATTTCAGAATACTAGTTATTTAAATCCACATTACCTTCGAGCTCAACGCTAAACATCGTTTCAAGGGTATTGGTTGATTCCACAACTACGTTTTGGTGTGTGTTTCCCCCGGTTTGCATTCGGGCCTGTATAACCAATTTGGTTGCATTCTTCATTTGATCGTACTTGCTTTTGTTGATATCAATGAATGCCCAATTAGTTGTAGGAGCTGATGTTTTGCCTGTTGTGAGATTTACTTCTGAACTTTTAACCAGCATCAGCTCTGAAGCCTCGTCGTAAAGCTGGGTTAGTAATGTGTTAGCATCGTCCAAAAAGTATCCCTGAATGTAAATGTTAAAAGGAATGCTATTGATAAACTTAAACTTCAACCTTATTTTAAGAGCATCATCGTTTACAAGCTTTAAATCCTCTTCCAAATCGGGTAGTTCCACTTCCACGGTATCACTAATCTGTAAATTATCAACCCATCCAGCAAGGGGAAATTCAATCTCGTTTATCATTCTTAGGGTTGAAGTTTTGCGAACAAAGTAGTCGTGATTGGTAGTGGCATCACCCACGGTTACCGTTGGACTGATTAGTATCTCATTTGGTGCAATGGCCAGAAAATCTTCGAGATTTGAATTGTTATGGTCAACGTATTTTGAGTCAACCTCAGGCTGCTGTTGGGTTAGTGAGGTTAAATACTTAATACTATTGGGCTGAGCTAGAAGCAACGACCCAGTTGGTGGTACTCCCTCATTTACAAGGCTAACCTGTTGACTGGTGTTAGTGTTTGTGGCATCAAAGTTAACAGTGCTGAATGCAAGAGGAATACCAAATAAATTCTCAAAGGTCATGGTAAGTTTTGGTTCGGAAAGGAAAAAGTCGGCGTCAATCGACGAGCTAAAAGCATCGAGGGTAAGGTTGATGTCGTTCAAGGGAAATGTCTCATTTAGCTTACCCTGTAAGTAATCAAAATCTAATCCTGTAAGGGAAACCTGGATGTTAGCATCATCTGATACAGTAATAGGATTACCCAACGAATGAATGGTCAATTCAACCTCCACTGTAAGGGTATTATATAGGGAACCACTGGTAAGATCTAATGAGTAATCCTTAATATCTTGGTTGTTGATGTATGTCTGGCCGGGAAGAGTAGTATTCATGGCAAAAGCTAAAGTGTCCCCTAATTGGTCGCGTATGGAAGGGAACCGGATCATTGCGCTAATGCTGTTCTGGAAGTTATTGGTTATTACCATGTTTATATTTCCGGCCGATAGCTTTACTAACTTTACTTCAGCCCCAGCAATGCTATTGTATGTTTCAGTGTATTTCTTTTTAAATGGCCCCCATATTTCTCCTGCAGGCACAGGAACACCTGGCACTTCACCTGCATCAAGCTGATACTGCTTGGTAAAGTTGAAATCCGGAAACGAATACCTATCGGCTGCGTTAAACAAATCCATAGTATCCCTGAATGCTATAAAAAACCTGGTATCGCCAGGTTTGGTAAATATTATTGTATTAGCATCCTCTCGCTCAACAATATCGTTGAACGAAATGGTTGATTTAACCACCGGGACAACCATTTTAGGTGAAATGGGTTCAACCTTGATGTTATCGAACTGCGAAAAATCGTAACACCCTTCCAGTCCAGTCAAACCAACAATAAACAGTGATTTTAATAGTAATTTACT from the Tenuifilum sp. 4138str genome contains:
- a CDS encoding OmpA family protein; its protein translation is MKLKVVSKILIALSIISFGSKIFAQTGFTPQKLSGEINSGYAEINPILSPDGKTLYFTRVNHPENRFGETDSQDIWCTTLNPDGTWSEAKRLPNSINIGRYNAIFGILDDGKTFIINGHYSENGKYWTERGLSVIERIDENTWGKPRQLNVKGFTRMNKGLTTTAYLTPDGKYLLTSFSKRAGGKNHSIYLSVKEGDGYSKPKKVKIGDGALGDSYEAPFLSKDGNALFFSCKVDGNNNIYMANRTDDTYLNWSSPTALNDTINTPGWENYYRLNAKESWAYYCSSNSKKEHSEIIRVKIYEEFPYVKLTGLVMNKAEESLMLADTGYNILVNGKKSDSLKIDRASASYELLLPFGKKHSLIPELANWVGIPDTLDLTAVKEYSEMSKNLYLQPIPLVRIYGKVINTRTGLPINPEMKYQILVNGAASDSVKYETEIAKYSMTLPLGNRYILSLNLPNFTSKTDTIDVTNAKYYTEKQVDFYATTVPWVEVNGVALDNSTFTPIIGASAPKLKINGSTADSVSIDPVTGEFKVRLPFGKKYVTAIESKDYKSLENQLDLTGYVEFTQVKHEVFAERKDANMAILSGKVINLKTGQPLEKEVPVKLKVNGTETRGFIYDSTSASYTLKLPVGVSYDVLPSVKNFYNKYEQIDLTKVKKGTKIAKNFYVTPIEVGQSVNIDFIYFDIGKANLKPQSFRSLNALVEFLNEYPNVIVEIGGHTDNTGSAAVNQRLSDARAKSVADYIIKMGIPKDRITSKGYGPSKPKASNATAKGRAENRRVEFTIVGI
- a CDS encoding DUF5723 family protein is translated as MKRYIFFTFILFTSLLAKAQPEVTLPYMRNVFQASFVNPTTMPEHTFSMGFSVFGQAISNGFQPKSFLNYRNDTMYVNLNSLLGDMNDKNLIYVGENVDIFHIRVKGKSSFTWFAMRQNATATLQYPRELFSLAIEGNKQFVGSTLDLSNLKTDISVYNEYTVGYLKDLPGWTFAGRISLLQGLANINFNPKSLKIDIDTAMYAHTAAADGQLRTSGIPKDAEGDISFDNVDGTWVTNKLSGFANKGFSINGGATYKYDEKMKLSFSFYDIGFIKWKNEVETYTLKGQTKFEGLDILGDFLRGNEVNVDSLLQKMEDDFTRDTIAVSYTTWLNPKFNFSATYDITRRTTLGLTFAAFYNKRLYPSITLGFSQGIGRFFQLVGTASIYQRSMPNLGVGLVIKPGPLQIFVVADNLYPAIDPLAFTNANVRVGINFVFGRVNPPQGLPYR